From a single Alkalihalophilus pseudofirmus genomic region:
- the murQ gene encoding N-acetylmuramic acid 6-phosphate etherase, whose translation MLDNLSTEGRNDKTMRMDEMSSQEILTVMNAEDAEVPLAVKKAIPDIAKLVEQTIRSLKNGGRLIYAGAGTSGRLGVLDAVECPPTFGTDPSMVVGLIAGGEKAFTKAVEGAEDSLELGGADLAEIHLTKNDVVIGIAASGRTPYVIGALQYAKEIGAVTGSIACNHDAEISKWADCPVEVVTGSEVLTGSTRLKAGTAQKLVLNMISTATMIGLGKAYNNLMVDVQPTNEKLVARAIQIIVQATGVNELTAENAFQKAEQQVKPAIVMILADVSYEEAKKRLEKAQGFVKEAISITS comes from the coding sequence ATGCTGGACAATTTATCAACGGAAGGTAGAAATGACAAAACGATGAGAATGGATGAGATGTCCTCTCAAGAGATTTTAACGGTTATGAATGCAGAGGATGCTGAAGTACCTCTTGCTGTGAAAAAAGCAATCCCCGATATTGCAAAATTAGTAGAACAAACGATTAGGTCTTTGAAAAATGGCGGTCGTTTAATCTATGCTGGAGCCGGTACGAGCGGACGATTAGGTGTTTTAGATGCAGTCGAGTGTCCGCCGACTTTTGGTACAGACCCGTCGATGGTCGTTGGGCTCATTGCAGGAGGCGAGAAGGCTTTTACAAAAGCAGTTGAAGGGGCTGAAGATTCACTAGAATTAGGAGGTGCTGACTTAGCAGAAATCCATCTCACAAAAAATGATGTAGTCATTGGCATTGCAGCAAGCGGCCGTACCCCGTATGTGATTGGGGCGTTGCAATATGCAAAAGAAATAGGGGCTGTGACAGGCAGCATCGCTTGTAATCATGACGCAGAAATCAGCAAGTGGGCGGATTGTCCAGTAGAAGTCGTAACCGGGAGTGAAGTGCTCACAGGGTCTACCCGTCTTAAAGCAGGGACAGCACAAAAGCTGGTCTTAAATATGATCTCCACAGCCACAATGATTGGCTTAGGAAAAGCGTACAATAATTTAATGGTCGATGTTCAGCCAACGAATGAAAAGCTTGTGGCAAGAGCGATTCAAATTATTGTGCAAGCAACTGGGGTAAATGAGTTGACGGCAGAGAATGCTTTTCAAAAAGCAGAGCAGCAAGTTAAGCCTGCGATTGTGATGATCTTAGCAGACGTTTCTTATGAAGAGGCAAAAAAGCGGCTGGAAAAAGCTCAAGGGTTTGTAAAAGAAGCGATTTCTATCACTTCGTAA
- a CDS encoding MurR/RpiR family transcriptional regulator, which produces MLSLEETMIILKIKKHIHQFTAAERKVADYILEYGEFVPTMTTKQLAEAADASEASIVRFCKRIGFDSFRMLKVVLAKEFSQGPMTVNSVSLLESNDTPHSLFQKVTHVNKMALDLTLKTLSHSEFEKAVAAFVQAKKVALFGVGGSYPPAVDGQYKLMRIGYHAAASSDYHYMVPFITYMKKGDVILVFSTSGKTKEVIDIAQYAKERGITVISITTLNQSPLYKMSDITLCIPDLEAEERIGSIASRTAHQNVVDALYVSIFHQIGEDLVEAFDLSREKASEKRK; this is translated from the coding sequence GTGCTTTCCTTGGAAGAGACGATGATCATATTAAAAATAAAAAAGCATATACATCAATTTACAGCAGCAGAACGGAAAGTTGCTGATTATATTTTGGAGTACGGAGAATTTGTTCCGACGATGACGACCAAACAATTAGCAGAAGCTGCTGATGCAAGTGAGGCAAGTATTGTCCGCTTTTGTAAGCGAATTGGCTTTGACAGCTTTCGCATGTTAAAGGTGGTGTTAGCCAAAGAGTTCTCACAAGGCCCGATGACGGTGAACAGTGTGTCGCTTCTCGAGTCCAATGACACGCCGCACAGCTTGTTTCAAAAAGTAACCCATGTGAATAAAATGGCACTCGATCTCACATTAAAAACACTCAGTCATTCAGAATTTGAGAAAGCCGTGGCTGCGTTTGTTCAAGCAAAAAAAGTGGCTTTATTTGGAGTGGGCGGCTCCTACCCTCCGGCTGTTGATGGACAGTACAAACTGATGCGGATCGGCTATCACGCGGCTGCCTCATCCGACTATCATTATATGGTTCCTTTTATCACGTACATGAAAAAAGGGGATGTGATCCTCGTTTTCAGTACATCTGGAAAAACAAAAGAAGTCATCGACATTGCTCAATATGCAAAAGAAAGAGGTATTACTGTGATCTCCATTACCACATTGAACCAATCACCGTTATATAAAATGTCTGATATTACACTTTGTATTCCAGATCTTGAAGCGGAAGAACGAATTGGCAGTATTGCTTCTAGAACCGCACATCAAAATGTAGTGGACGCTTTATATGTCAGTATTTTTCATCAGATTGGAGAGGACCTTGTTGAGGCCTTTGATCTTTCGAGGGAGAAAGCTAGTGAAAAAAGAAAATAA
- a CDS encoding N-acetylmuramoyl-L-alanine amidase family protein, with the protein MSKIKIMIDPGHGGRDPGAVANGLVEKDLTLTIAREIREVLLRNYDVLIRMTRDSDMFVSLEDRARLANSWGADYFISVHINAGGGTGFESFIHPHAAKHTGQFQACIHQAILGKIKARDRGRKTANYAVLRLTKMAAVLTESYFIDHVEDSKKLKELSVIKAIATGHVVGLQETLNLKLLNENPAPRPKLVKVYRLLVDGVQVGAYGERENVMAQVNQFLDSAKKIEVERVE; encoded by the coding sequence ATGAGTAAAATCAAAATAATGATCGACCCAGGACATGGCGGACGAGATCCGGGAGCTGTAGCAAATGGTTTAGTGGAGAAAGATTTAACATTGACGATTGCTCGTGAAATACGAGAAGTGCTGCTAAGAAATTATGACGTGCTCATCAGGATGACCCGCGATAGTGATATGTTCGTCTCCCTTGAAGACAGAGCTCGGCTGGCTAATAGCTGGGGAGCTGATTACTTCATCTCTGTTCATATTAATGCAGGAGGCGGCACAGGATTTGAAAGCTTTATCCACCCGCATGCAGCAAAGCACACCGGCCAATTTCAAGCCTGCATCCACCAAGCCATTCTGGGGAAAATTAAGGCTCGTGACCGCGGCAGAAAGACGGCCAATTATGCCGTGCTGCGCTTAACAAAAATGGCTGCTGTCCTGACTGAGAGCTACTTCATCGATCATGTAGAAGACTCAAAAAAGTTAAAGGAATTAAGTGTGATCAAAGCCATCGCTACAGGCCATGTCGTCGGTTTGCAGGAAACGCTTAATTTGAAATTGTTAAATGAAAATCCAGCTCCACGACCAAAGCTTGTCAAGGTATACCGCCTCCTTGTAGACGGCGTGCAGGTCGGAGCATACGGCGAACGTGAAAATGTGATGGCTCAGGTCAATCAGTTTCTCGATTCAGCGAAGAAGATTGAGGTGGAGAGAGTGGAGTAG